Proteins co-encoded in one Flavobacteriaceae bacterium MAR_2009_75 genomic window:
- a CDS encoding lysophospholipase L1-like esterase, which translates to MNRRQFVNSSALALLGSSLIGCFDGQKFKLEKNMVIGCFGDSITNAGGHGYVEILQEKFDAEHPELNLKFLNFGKSSETVSGLTEEDHPGPRPYLFERLDEILTKNKLDVALFCYGINCGIYGKPSEKLFNSFKIGVYSFLEKLRQKDIQAILLTPPPLALEAAPLKHLSNSVPYGYKNPYPNYETEVLLEFKDIVLGMQHPISKMQIDIHKPLLAKQQTCYDEDPIHPNSTGHQIIADTIFSKLSF; encoded by the coding sequence ATGAATCGAAGACAGTTCGTCAACAGCTCCGCACTTGCATTATTGGGCAGCAGCCTAATAGGCTGTTTCGACGGACAAAAATTTAAGCTCGAAAAAAACATGGTCATCGGTTGTTTTGGTGATAGTATTACCAACGCTGGCGGCCACGGATATGTAGAAATATTACAGGAAAAATTTGATGCCGAACATCCTGAACTTAACTTAAAGTTTTTGAATTTCGGTAAAAGTAGCGAAACCGTCTCCGGACTTACCGAAGAGGACCACCCCGGCCCAAGACCTTATCTTTTTGAACGCCTTGATGAAATTCTTACCAAAAACAAGCTTGATGTGGCTTTGTTCTGCTATGGAATCAATTGCGGTATTTATGGTAAACCCTCCGAAAAGCTGTTCAATAGTTTTAAAATCGGGGTGTACTCGTTTCTTGAAAAACTTCGACAGAAAGATATTCAAGCCATTCTTTTGACCCCTCCACCCTTGGCACTGGAGGCAGCTCCCTTGAAGCATCTTTCCAACTCAGTACCCTACGGTTATAAAAACCCCTACCCGAACTACGAAACAGAAGTACTTCTTGAATTTAAGGATATTGTTTTGGGCATGCAGCATCCGATTTCTAAAATGCAAATCGATATTCATAAACCGTTGCTTGCCAAACAACAAACCTGTTACGATGA